The DNA window aaaacaACAACCAAGACTCAAAACaaaagaaagttcaaagaggcaacACAGAACCAATTATATGACATTATCATCCTCATCTTCGTGAACATCTAAAGCTATTTTCTTACAAATTGGACAAGTATTCTTTTTCAACAACCATTGTTTGATGCATTCAAGATGATATAGGTGCTTGCAATCCAGTCTTCCAATAATTTCGCCTTCCACATAGTCTtcctaataaatataaaaatgaaagGTAGTTTATGAGAAGTGAACACCGTCATGCATtagaatttaaaattaatattaaaattaattcatatttaaaaaaGCAGTTTATAAAATGAAATATGTTACTTATTtataaactttttaaaacatCTTTAACTATTAGCAACAAAATAAACGATAACTCTATTTTACAAAGTTAAGAATCATGCAGCTTGTCTCACCTGACAGATTGTGCATGTTTCGTTTTGTGTACTGGTTTCAATTGGATTTGACACATATGTTTCTGTTTCAATATATTTGTGGATCTGCTCTTCAGTGAGTCTGGCCTCAGCCCTCATGCGTTCCTCGAGTGCCAAAAACACCTGTAAAATtgcttaaattattattttaattgaatgtTTGTTTAACAATCATAATTAAGCTAGAGTCTAGCATTACTTATTTATTCTAAATTAAATTTGGAAACTCGAATAGAGTCACCGGTGGTAAAAACCTGTATCATACATTACATTCTCAAATATTTAAGTCATATTTGACTAACTGAATGCtaagttaataaataaataataatatttaaaatagatttCTATGATAGATTCTAACAACTTAATTAGATAAATACAATTAGcatatttttcattatttccaaTTAAATCGAAGATTAAACTTCCTCATGCATGCATGTGTACATATATGACTattgtaaataaattttaaatatttgaaatattaatatattactaACACTAAATTAATTGGTATTACTCCTCAATCAAAACATTATTAACAAGTAATTAAAAAAATGGTGTAAAAATACCTCATCCCTGTGCCTGTTCCTCTGAGCCCTATGTTCACGTGAAGTTGAGGTGAAAATGCGGTTATTACTGCGACGACGATTCCTCGATCTAGTCGGTATTATATCAGACTGCATGTATTGATCATATTCAACAGCAGTACTAAACCTTGGTCCATTATGGGATGGGGGAGGGTTTAGGTTATAACCACTTGTTGAAGGATTAGAATGTCGTTGTGGCCATCGTGGTACAAAATTATTAGACCACACGTGAACAGTAGATGGAGCCAGAAATCTATTCCCCTGGCCTTCTGGTAAAAAccttacatattgttgaacattTATGGTGCTTTGAATGAATGTATCATCAGATCTTTGTTCAATAGAATCAAATATATCCCTTGGATTATGGGAGGATAAAGATGAATCGGCTCCAAAAGACAAGAAATTATTATTTCTTTGAAATGGTGATGTACTCACTGTAACCTGAGTTGATCCTCCTGTCATTGCGGAAGGATATAAAGATGTTGTAGAGGTAGAAGTAGATGTAGGTTCAGTTCTTCGGGTCATGGTGAAGTTTTCTCGAGCAATCTCTTGTTGAGAAGGAAATATTAAGCAAGCAACATTATCATCAATGATATATTCATATGGGCTATTATATGACGGTGTATCATCAAAAAAACTTATCGGACTAGCATGTGCATGACGTCGATTATTTATGTGAGAATCATCTATAATAGAATTTTGTGTTGCACTTACACCATGATGGTTCACTTGTTGCGGCACCATACTTGAAAACCCACTATTACCATTGTAGTTGTAATGCATTGATAATTGAGTCGAAGACATGATATTATTGTTCATAGTTTCATGTTGGAAACTATGAGGAGGAGGATTTGTGCGTCTTCTTAAGGCACCAACTTGTGAACCTTGATTCGAACTCTCTCCTCTCACAAACTCTGATGATCTACTTCTTTTGAGAAAGCCATTACTAGTACTAGTAGAAGTAATAGTAGCAGATGCAACAACGTCGTTATTTATACCATTATTAAATGAAGTAGAAAtaccattattattatttgttgttCTACTTTGAACTTGATGAAAATTTGATCCAGCTGTCCCAAGTTGGGTCATATTTGAATTCATAGATGATGGTTGTGTTGTATTTATATACTGAACAGTACTTCTTCTGATAGTAGGAGCTAAAATGAGAGATGAACCAAAGAGTTTCGGCGGAGACGAGTGAGGAGAAGGAGAAGTTTGATTATCAT is part of the Vicia villosa cultivar HV-30 ecotype Madison, WI linkage group LG2, Vvil1.0, whole genome shotgun sequence genome and encodes:
- the LOC131650147 gene encoding probable E3 ubiquitin-protein ligase ZFP1, translating into MKIRYIFKKLSRISHQFRLVNWNEDNSPTRDARTLRYLMDSNSPSSFAFNNRIGLIGTRDQTIPLHTNPTNNTTSHTINGNYHPTITNISNYNDNQTSPSPHSSPPKLFGSSLILAPTIRRSTVQYINTTQPSSMNSNMTQLGTAGSNFHQVQSRTTNNNNGISTSFNNGINNDVVASATITSTSTSNGFLKRSRSSEFVRGESSNQGSQVGALRRRTNPPPHSFQHETMNNNIMSSTQLSMHYNYNGNSGFSSMVPQQVNHHGVSATQNSIIDDSHINNRRHAHASPISFFDDTPSYNSPYEYIIDDNVACLIFPSQQEIARENFTMTRRTEPTSTSTSTTSLYPSAMTGGSTQVTVSTSPFQRNNNFLSFGADSSLSSHNPRDIFDSIEQRSDDTFIQSTINVQQYVRFLPEGQGNRFLAPSTVHVWSNNFVPRWPQRHSNPSTSGYNLNPPPSHNGPRFSTAVEYDQYMQSDIIPTRSRNRRRSNNRIFTSTSREHRAQRNRHRDEVFLALEERMRAEARLTEEQIHKYIETETYVSNPIETSTQNETCTICQEDYVEGEIIGRLDCKHLYHLECIKQWLLKKNTCPICKKIALDVHEDEDDNVI